Proteins encoded by one window of Halobaculum halobium:
- a CDS encoding bacteriorhodopsin, whose product MIGGLDAATIETLVFASGTVSMLVGVVVVGWLLGDDALDDDAGKFRYLLIVPAFAVVAYAAMTLGFGRLTVGGVEAEVARYLDWFVTTAVMVWYVGYVVDVERRWMLTAAVFDGLFIAGGWVATTTQGTVKWAAFAGACLAFAATMYVLFRVYPRSAGEMTPERERLFLRLRNQSSVIWLVYPVVWLASGAGFGLVSTLGTVMLFTFLDVASKVPYTWVVYEHRGVFGETQLAEYAGGDGDAAAGSGDATTTDRPVASAD is encoded by the coding sequence ATGATTGGCGGCCTCGACGCGGCGACGATCGAGACGCTCGTGTTCGCGAGCGGGACCGTCAGCATGCTCGTCGGCGTCGTGGTCGTCGGGTGGTTGTTGGGTGACGACGCGCTCGACGACGACGCCGGGAAGTTCCGGTACCTGCTGATCGTTCCCGCGTTCGCCGTGGTGGCGTACGCGGCGATGACGCTCGGATTCGGACGGCTCACCGTCGGCGGCGTCGAGGCGGAGGTCGCGCGATACCTCGACTGGTTCGTCACGACCGCAGTGATGGTGTGGTACGTCGGTTACGTGGTCGACGTGGAACGACGGTGGATGCTGACGGCCGCGGTCTTCGACGGCCTGTTCATCGCGGGCGGGTGGGTCGCAACGACGACACAGGGGACCGTGAAGTGGGCGGCCTTCGCGGGCGCCTGCCTCGCGTTCGCGGCCACCATGTACGTGCTGTTCCGGGTGTACCCGCGAAGCGCCGGCGAGATGACTCCGGAGCGCGAGCGGCTGTTCCTCCGGCTGCGCAACCAAAGCAGCGTCATCTGGCTCGTCTATCCGGTCGTCTGGCTCGCCAGCGGCGCCGGCTTCGGACTGGTGTCGACGCTCGGGACCGTGATGCTGTTCACGTTCCTCGATGTGGCGTCGAAGGTGCCGTACACGTGGGTCGTCTACGAACACCGGGGCGTATTCGGCGAGACGCAGTTGGCCGAGTACGCCGGCGGCGACGGCGATGCCGCCGCCGGTTCGGGTGACGCGACGACGACCGACCGCCCCGTCGCATCGGCCGACTGA
- a CDS encoding SDR family NAD(P)-dependent oxidoreductase: protein MRNYPEDIAGVGDERLVGETALVTGSTSGIGRETARALGRLGAHVIVHGRDEDDGAEVVDEIDAGVNEGTAEFVAADFADPEGVSALADATRRTTGDEGLDLLFNNAGGYFREARLTDLGVEYTFQVNHLAPYQLTAELLGDLADDARVITTSSEAHRGDQIDLDAVRSVDEFSSWRAYQRSKLANAQFAAELGSRLRERDDRGVTSNSFHPGAIPGSGFFRHLPAPLSGAASALGRLPFATTPAEGAATAVYLAVADEVADATGRYFADCREKKPSTEAQDPRAQHRLWEASAELLGIDEPLAPSAGDEP from the coding sequence ATGCGAAATTACCCCGAGGACATCGCCGGCGTCGGCGACGAACGGCTGGTCGGCGAGACCGCGCTTGTGACCGGGTCGACCAGCGGGATCGGACGAGAGACGGCCCGCGCACTGGGGCGCCTCGGCGCGCACGTGATCGTCCACGGTCGCGACGAGGACGACGGGGCCGAGGTGGTCGACGAGATCGACGCCGGTGTCAACGAGGGAACCGCGGAGTTCGTCGCCGCCGACTTCGCGGACCCAGAGGGAGTGAGCGCGCTGGCCGATGCAACCCGGCGCACTACCGGCGACGAGGGACTCGACCTGCTTTTCAACAACGCGGGCGGGTACTTCCGCGAGGCGCGGCTCACCGACCTCGGCGTCGAGTACACCTTCCAGGTGAACCACCTCGCGCCGTACCAGCTCACCGCCGAACTACTCGGCGACCTGGCGGACGACGCCCGCGTGATCACGACCTCCTCGGAGGCCCACCGGGGCGACCAGATCGACCTCGACGCAGTCCGATCGGTGGACGAGTTCTCCTCGTGGCGCGCGTACCAGCGCTCGAAGCTGGCGAACGCGCAGTTCGCCGCCGAGTTGGGCAGTCGGCTTCGCGAGCGCGACGACCGCGGGGTCACGTCGAACAGCTTCCACCCCGGTGCGATCCCCGGATCGGGCTTCTTCCGGCATCTCCCCGCGCCGCTGTCTGGTGCGGCGAGCGCGCTCGGTCGGCTCCCGTTCGCGACGACGCCCGCGGAGGGCGCGGCCACGGCGGTGTACCTCGCCGTCGCCGACGAGGTCGCGGACGCGACCGGGCGGTACTTCGCCGACTGTCGCGAGAAGAAGCCCTCGACGGAAGCACAGGACCCGCGCGCACAGCACCGACTGTGGGAGGCGAGCGCGGAACTGCTCGGGATCGACGAGCCGCTGGCCCCCTCCGCGGGCGACGAGCCCTGA
- a CDS encoding DUF2797 domain-containing protein: MQIVGYETPAGALFVSDGAPDPNAPPGTATGDVDRVALDSGTELSWRLGERRCAGTVHDGGHVACGNESAPYCEDHRSTWVCARCTGTCLKDEMDCFDDHAIYVAAFAPDTFKVGVTREWRLDTRLREQGADRAVHLRTVENGRIARDIEAGIAADGLEGGSGDGVPDRVRVPAKVDGLARAVDDDAWTALLDGVDYEERFEFEYGLDLGGRPVAETLASGTVVGTKGRILVLENAGTTYAVDMRDLVGHDVDPGDSDRDLQSSLGAFG; this comes from the coding sequence GTGCAGATCGTGGGGTACGAGACGCCGGCGGGCGCGCTGTTCGTGAGCGACGGCGCCCCGGATCCGAACGCCCCACCCGGAACCGCGACCGGCGATGTCGACCGGGTGGCGCTAGACTCCGGGACGGAACTGTCCTGGCGGCTCGGCGAGCGCCGCTGCGCGGGGACCGTCCACGACGGCGGCCACGTCGCCTGCGGAAACGAGTCGGCGCCGTACTGCGAGGACCACCGCTCGACGTGGGTGTGTGCGCGCTGTACCGGGACGTGCCTCAAGGACGAGATGGACTGTTTCGACGACCACGCGATCTACGTCGCCGCGTTCGCCCCGGACACGTTCAAGGTGGGCGTCACGAGGGAGTGGCGCCTCGACACTCGGCTCCGCGAGCAGGGCGCCGACCGCGCGGTCCACCTGCGAACCGTCGAGAACGGCCGAATCGCCCGCGATATCGAAGCGGGGATCGCCGCCGATGGGCTCGAGGGTGGTTCCGGCGACGGCGTCCCCGACCGCGTCCGCGTGCCGGCGAAGGTCGACGGCCTCGCCCGCGCCGTCGACGACGACGCGTGGACGGCGCTGCTCGACGGCGTCGACTACGAGGAGCGGTTCGAGTTCGAGTACGGCCTCGACCTGGGCGGGCGTCCCGTCGCCGAGACGCTCGCTTCGGGAACCGTCGTCGGCACGAAAGGGCGGATCCTCGTGCTGGAGAACGCCGGGACGACGTACGCGGTCGACATGCGCGACCTCGTCGGCCACGACGTCGATCCCGGAGACAGCGATCGCGACCTCCAGTCGAGTCTGGGCGCGTTCGGGTAG
- a CDS encoding tRNA (cytidine(56)-2'-O)-methyltransferase — protein MTDDVVVLRYGHRPGRDDRMTTHVGLTARALGADRVVLPDNAGQSAETIRDITDRFGGPFAVELRDDQRAYTRDWEGTVAHLTMYGERVQDVDADIRANSVDDDTPLLVIVGGEKVPFDFYEAADYNVGVTNQPHSEVAGLAVFLDRLFDGEELEREWADADRVVMPQETGKRVVDPADAYDRDEE, from the coding sequence ATGACCGACGACGTCGTCGTTCTCCGGTACGGCCACCGCCCCGGGCGGGACGACCGGATGACGACCCACGTGGGACTGACTGCACGGGCGCTCGGCGCCGACCGGGTGGTTCTCCCCGACAACGCCGGGCAGTCAGCCGAGACGATCCGCGACATCACGGACCGCTTCGGCGGCCCCTTCGCCGTCGAGTTGCGCGACGACCAACGGGCATACACCCGGGACTGGGAGGGAACGGTCGCTCATCTCACCATGTACGGCGAGCGCGTCCAGGACGTGGACGCCGATATCCGCGCCAATTCCGTCGACGACGACACCCCGCTGCTGGTCATCGTCGGCGGCGAGAAGGTGCCGTTCGACTTCTACGAGGCGGCCGACTACAACGTCGGCGTGACGAACCAGCCCCATTCGGAGGTTGCCGGCCTCGCCGTTTTCCTCGATCGCTTGTTCGACGGCGAAGAACTGGAGCGTGAATGGGCGGACGCCGATCGCGTGGTAATGCCGCAAGAGACCGGCAAGAGGGTGGTCGACCCCGCTGACGCGTACGACCGAGACGAGGAGTAG
- a CDS encoding transcription factor S — translation MNFCDECGSMMKPDDDTWVCGSCGHEELRDEATEGAMTTTQGQEGSTVVDVSEMDQSEIGPTVEQKCPECDEVQTVRYEMKQIRSADESETRFFTCTECGQKWREDDH, via the coding sequence ATGAACTTCTGCGACGAGTGCGGTTCGATGATGAAGCCGGACGACGACACGTGGGTGTGCGGGTCGTGCGGCCACGAGGAGCTCCGAGACGAGGCGACCGAGGGGGCAATGACGACGACGCAGGGGCAGGAGGGGAGCACCGTGGTCGACGTCTCGGAGATGGACCAGTCGGAGATCGGCCCGACGGTCGAACAGAAGTGCCCCGAGTGCGACGAGGTGCAGACGGTGCGCTACGAGATGAAGCAGATCCGCTCGGCCGACGAGTCCGAGACGCGCTTCTTCACCTGCACCGAGTGCGGGCAGAAGTGGCGCGAGGACGATCACTGA
- a CDS encoding methyl-accepting chemotaxis protein, whose amino-acid sequence MVRLLRRSFAAKLLVGFALTTGAVVGYGLVTRNVVGTILMATAGQVVLGAYLGTNTVVSMRTLEEQTEAIADGDFDVEVRTSRVDELGRVYSSVDRMRRSLAARIDEADAARSEAEAAEARAQSLADDYQRTAEDYADTMRAVADGDLRRRIDVDREHDAMETVGTAFNDAVDELETALARVDTFAGDVADGAADVRTAAERIDERTDDVLAATDDIDAATDEQRETARTGAEETADLSATAEEVAATTESLVERTDEAADASAEARSAAGDAIETMGDVDETMGEAVDRIETLDEATAEITEAAELIRDIAEQTNMLALNASIEAARAGSDAGNAGDGFAVVAEEVKGLAEDTGDRADAIAEMIDEVRTETERAVEAIRATSEQVSDGSTTVAEAVDRLDDIAEAVDDLDQGVREISDATAEQASAAAGVSETIDDLAENSDRTADRAAEADEAASEQSNAVDAVVEESETFRARSDDLLDVLAAFDVRESRAGGAGTSAESDAVPSSGRPGSATTAMSDGGDPGSPAERADGGDRR is encoded by the coding sequence ATGGTACGACTGCTTCGACGGAGTTTCGCGGCCAAGCTCTTGGTCGGCTTCGCACTCACGACGGGTGCGGTAGTCGGCTACGGGCTCGTGACGCGCAACGTCGTCGGGACGATACTGATGGCGACGGCCGGACAGGTAGTGCTCGGGGCGTATCTGGGGACGAACACCGTCGTGTCCATGCGGACGCTCGAAGAGCAGACCGAAGCGATCGCCGACGGCGACTTCGACGTCGAGGTTCGAACCTCGCGCGTCGACGAACTCGGCCGGGTGTACAGCTCGGTCGACCGAATGCGCCGGTCGCTCGCGGCGCGGATCGACGAGGCCGACGCCGCGCGATCGGAGGCCGAGGCGGCGGAGGCGCGCGCCCAGTCGCTGGCTGACGACTACCAGCGGACGGCCGAGGACTACGCCGACACGATGCGTGCGGTCGCCGACGGCGACCTCCGGCGGCGGATCGACGTCGACCGCGAGCACGACGCGATGGAGACGGTCGGAACCGCGTTCAACGACGCCGTCGACGAACTGGAAACCGCGCTCGCGAGGGTCGACACCTTCGCCGGCGACGTGGCCGACGGCGCCGCCGACGTGCGCACGGCCGCAGAGCGCATCGACGAGCGGACCGACGACGTGCTCGCGGCGACCGACGACATCGACGCCGCGACCGACGAGCAGCGCGAGACCGCCCGGACGGGAGCAGAGGAGACGGCCGACCTCTCTGCGACCGCCGAGGAGGTCGCCGCGACGACCGAGTCGCTCGTCGAGCGGACCGACGAGGCGGCGGACGCCTCTGCGGAGGCCCGTTCGGCCGCGGGCGACGCGATCGAGACGATGGGCGACGTCGACGAGACGATGGGCGAGGCGGTCGACCGGATCGAGACGCTCGACGAGGCGACCGCCGAGATCACCGAGGCGGCCGAGCTCATCAGGGACATCGCCGAGCAGACGAACATGCTCGCGCTCAACGCGAGCATCGAGGCCGCGCGCGCCGGCAGCGACGCCGGAAACGCCGGCGACGGCTTCGCGGTCGTCGCCGAGGAGGTGAAGGGCCTCGCCGAGGACACCGGCGACCGCGCAGACGCGATCGCCGAGATGATCGACGAGGTGCGCACCGAGACCGAGCGCGCGGTCGAGGCGATCCGCGCGACCAGCGAACAGGTGAGCGACGGGTCGACGACCGTCGCCGAGGCCGTCGACCGCCTCGACGACATCGCCGAGGCGGTGGACGACCTCGACCAGGGCGTCCGCGAGATCAGCGACGCGACCGCCGAGCAGGCCTCGGCCGCGGCGGGCGTCTCCGAGACGATCGACGACCTCGCGGAGAACAGCGACCGGACGGCCGACCGCGCCGCCGAGGCGGACGAGGCCGCAAGCGAGCAATCGAACGCCGTCGACGCGGTCGTCGAGGAGTCGGAGACGTTCCGTGCGCGCTCGGACGACCTGCTCGACGTGCTCGCGGCGTTCGACGTGCGCGAATCGCGGGCGGGCGGGGCCGGAACCTCCGCGGAGAGCGACGCCGTGCCCTCGTCCGGGAGACCCGGATCGGCGACGACGGCGATGAGTGACGGCGGCGACCCGGGAAGTCCCGCCGAGCGGGCCGACGGGGGTGACCGCCGATGA
- a CDS encoding NAD-dependent epimerase/dehydratase family protein: MDLTGTAALVTGGGGLIGSHLAGHLQSEYGVDARVADDFSKGERDRIPDGVDVIEADLTDEAQSRDAVTADLDVVFHLAAYTDTNFDDDRRLFEENTEMTYNVLQAMEDAGVSNLAFTSSSTVYGEAPRPTPEDYAPLEPISIYGSSKLADEALISTYAKSYGFTAWVYRFANIVGPYQRGNVVPDFIQKLQADPDELEILGDGRQEKSYLHVTDCVDAMCHVVEHGERDLNTYNLGSRTTTSVNRIADIVAEEMGLDPEYTYTGGDRGWTGDVPKMRLSVEKLAALGWEPPASSDDAVRAATRDLLAELR, encoded by the coding sequence ATGGACTTGACCGGAACCGCCGCGCTCGTCACCGGCGGCGGCGGCCTGATCGGCTCGCACCTCGCGGGACACCTCCAGTCCGAGTACGGCGTCGACGCGCGCGTCGCCGACGATTTCTCGAAGGGCGAGCGCGACCGGATCCCCGACGGCGTCGACGTGATCGAGGCGGATCTCACCGACGAGGCCCAGTCGCGCGATGCGGTGACGGCCGACCTCGACGTGGTGTTCCACCTCGCGGCGTACACCGACACGAACTTCGACGACGACCGACGGCTGTTCGAGGAGAACACCGAGATGACGTACAACGTCCTCCAGGCGATGGAAGACGCCGGGGTCTCCAACCTCGCGTTCACCTCCTCATCGACCGTCTACGGCGAGGCGCCGCGGCCGACGCCGGAGGACTACGCCCCCCTCGAGCCGATCAGTATCTACGGCTCCTCGAAGCTCGCCGACGAGGCGCTCATCTCGACGTACGCGAAGAGCTACGGCTTCACCGCGTGGGTGTACCGCTTCGCCAACATCGTCGGGCCGTACCAGCGCGGCAACGTCGTCCCCGACTTCATCCAGAAGCTCCAGGCCGACCCCGACGAGTTGGAGATCCTCGGCGACGGCCGCCAGGAGAAGTCGTACCTCCACGTCACCGACTGCGTCGACGCGATGTGCCACGTCGTCGAACACGGCGAGCGCGACCTCAACACGTACAACCTCGGGTCGCGGACGACGACCTCCGTCAACCGCATCGCCGACATCGTCGCCGAGGAGATGGGGCTGGATCCCGAGTACACCTACACCGGCGGCGACCGCGGCTGGACCGGCGACGTGCCCAAGATGCGCCTGTCTGTGGAGAAACTCGCCGCCCTCGGCTGGGAACCTCCCGCCTCCAGCGACGACGCCGTCCGCGCGGCGACGCGGGACCTGCTCGCGGAGCTTCGCTGA